A genomic region of Chionomys nivalis chromosome 12, mChiNiv1.1, whole genome shotgun sequence contains the following coding sequences:
- the R3hcc1 gene encoding R3H and coiled-coil domain-containing protein 1: protein MTFGLAQCPSPTSEQDRNTPLCARCGAGGRGTQSAAATFRAAAALPSVTLALLCLDGVFLSSAENDFVHRVQEELDRFLLQKQLSKVLLFPPVSSRLRYLIHRTAETFDLLSSFSVGEGWKRRTVVCHLDIRVPSSDGPSGPCCPPASHPSKFRGPRYTSHQGGAAGSRGVPPGRWHRGWKLKPDQPLYVPPVRRRQDEPVAPSIPGLRGEAPAGGVSEEPRGAGDPEADQAVPTLVTLGTAKSTDSGYANHSQLELVDPEPSQNPSEKEQGVERAMQQGSSPQLALEEENRSQLVQSLVDQEEKGEGEEKEKVGQEDEDVGKQKGKVEEEEEKPAEQKGKVEEEEKVDEEEEKMHEEEEDDDTHHDYFNELLQEITANLTEKEIEVEKIHLDTSSFAEELPGERDLAHVVEIYDFKPTLKTEDLLAIFSEFQEKGFKIQWVDDTHAIGIFPCQASAAEALAKDFSMLKIRPLTQGTKQSKLKALQRPKLLQLAKERPQTDSAVARRLVARALGLQHNRRKELPAAPSLLPS from the exons ATGACTTTCGGGTTAGCGCAGTGCCCCAGCCCCACCTCTGAACAGGACAGGAACACGCCCCTCTGCG CCCGCTGTGGAGCAGGGGGGCGGGGGACTCAGAGCGCAGCGGCCACTTTCCGGGCTGCCGCG GCTCTGCCATCTGTCACCCTGGCCCTTCTCTGTTTGGACGGTGTCTTCCTCTCCTCGGCCGAAAATGACTTTGTCCACCGGGTCCAGGAGGAGCTGGATCGCTTCCTGTTGCAGAAACAGCTATCCAA GGTCCTCCTTTTCCCCCCAGTCTCCAGCCGCCTGCGGTACCTGATCCATAGAACAGCAGAGACTTTTGATCTCTTGAGCAGCTTCTCTGTTGGGGAGGGCTGGAAGAGGAGGACCGTCGTCTGTCACCTGGACATCAG GGTACCCAGTTCAGATGGCCCCTCTGGTCCCTGCTGCCCTCCTGCCTCCCATCCCAGCAAGTTCCGTGGTCCCCGGTACACCTCACATCAGGGAGGAGCTGCTGGTTCTCGAGGTGTTCCTCCTGGCCGGTGGCATCGTGGATGGAAGCTGAAGCCAGATCAACCTTTGTATGTGCCCCCCGTGAGACGCAGGCAAGATGAACCGGTAGCACCCTCCATCCCAGGCCTCAGGGGAGAGGCCCCAGCTGGTGGAGTTTCAGAAGAGCCTAGGGGGGCTGGGGACCCTGAAGCTGACCAGGCAGTTCCCACGTTGGTGACTCTGGGAACCGCGAAGAGCACTGATTCAGGCTATGCAAATCATTCACAGCTGGAGCTGGTTGACCCTGAGCCCTCCCAGAATCCTTCTGAGAAGGAACAAGGGGTGGAGAGAGCCATGCAGCAGGGGTCCAGCCCACAGCTGGCCTTGGAGGAGGAAAATAGGAGTCAGCTGGTGCAGAGTCTGGTGGAccaagaggaaaagggagagggagaggagaaagagaaggtgggTCAGGAAGATGAGGATGTAGGCAAGCAGAaagggaaggtggaggaggaggaggagaagccggctgagcagaaagggaaggtggaggaggaagagaaggtggatgaagaagaagaaaagatgcatgaggaggaagaggatgatgaCACCCACCATGACTATTTCAACGAGCTACTGCAGGAG ATCACAGCAAACCTGACTGAAAAGGAGATCGAGGTAGAGAAGATCCACCTAGACACATCCTCCTTTGCAGAAGAGCTACCTGGGGAGAGGGACTTGGCCCACGTGGTGGAGATCTATGACTTTAAGCCAACACTCAAGACTGAGGACCTGCTAGCCATCTTCTCTGAGTTCCA agagaaggggtTCAAGATCCAGTGGGTGGATGACACTCACGCCATCGGCATCTTTCCCTGCCAGGCCTCAG CTGCTGAGGCCCTGGCCAAGGATTTCTCCATGCTCAAGATCCGGCCTCTCACACAGGGAACTAAGCAGTCGAAGCTCAAAGCCTTGCAGAGGCCAA